The Quercus robur chromosome 3, dhQueRobu3.1, whole genome shotgun sequence DNA segment GCCatacttacaaaaaaatataaattctgtAGCCATAATTCATTGAGATTAATCATGAAGTTATGGTCCATTCAGTAGCAGTATTCTTATCTACATTCACCCTAAGAATGAACTATCCTTTGTTTCACGGGATGGATTTCATTGACATGGGTAGATCAGAAGTGCTTTTTGCAGGCATACCACTCTCATTTCAAGAATCAATAGCGGCTTAAAGATAGAATATTCAGCATCGCTATGATCTCCTGTCATCTCTACGTGAATTCTGACCATAGCTTTTCATCTTTGATTAGCATTACCATTAGCAAAAGTTTGCTTGATTTAATAATAGCTGTCTTGACTTGCTTACTAGCTACCTTCCTGATTTATCATACTTTTACTGGTGGATTTAGAGTTCTAAACTGGTACATTAGGACAACGGTGGCTTTCTATTTTCTCCTTTCTGTGAACTTATGATAATCAGCATATTTAAAGATCCATATTTTGTTTCTGTTACAACTTTTAGTTTCAGATTTCCAGTTATGATTTGTTTTAGACAATAGCACAAAATACTCTATTTGCAATTTCACCAAGTTATTGATTTTTGTTCAACAATTATTTTACATTAGTTGACAATCTTTTTCCTTCAGTTATGAGATTAAGATATTTCATTCTCTGTTATTCATGTGTTTATCGTATTTAATTTAAGCTTAGTACATATCCATGTGTCCCTAATAGGCTAATATATATAAGTTgtaaaattttactttctttgttgATCCTTTTCATGCCTTTTGGTATTAATGCCAAGGTGATAGTGGGGTGTGTTTTTACTCACTAGCTGAATGTTGTTGTAGGTATTAGATGTGCTCATTAAGTATTAGAAGTTACTTAAGAGTTAGTTTCATTGCACCTATTTGTGTGCACCCTTCCCCCGTCATATGATAAAGGCACCTGTTGtatcattttaaatttcaaatgccATGCAGGTATGGACCATTCTGGATATGCACTACCCTCATATTTGTAGCAGCTTCTATTGGCACTTTTGTGACCTATGTAGCACACAAgctgaagaaaaaagaatggaatTATGACATAAATTTGGTAACTTGGTCTGCGGGAGTGTTCTATGGTTACGTCACTATTGTACCTCTTGTATTGTACGTAATCCTTAAATACTTCTCAGCTCCATCTGGCCTTGTTCAGCTGTTTTGTCTCTATGGCTACTCCCTATTTGTCTTTATTCCAGCTCTGGTAAGTCTCTGATTTTCTTAACTAAATTTTCCAATAACACCCATTTTCCATATTAACACTGTCGCCAGTAGTTCAGTGAGACTAATTCCTATACAGAAGAGCCCATGTTTTGATATTAGGTTCACATGAAAGTCAAgtctaaattttataatatgttATAATGATGAGTCTGtctattttttaatgttttataatgACCACCTTGTTTAGTAGCATAATATTCATGGCATATTCAGTAAATATTAGTGACTACTATTATTACCGTTTGGCTGCAGTGTCTCTCTGTTGTGCCATTGGAAATCTTTAGATGGGTTGTAGCAGGTGTAGCTGGGTTAATGTCAGCTACATTCGTGGCTCTTAACCTCAAAGCCCACATTAAGTCAGCCGGTGAAAGGTGGTTCATCATAGTGGCTGGCATCTTTCTATTGCAGCTGGGGCTGTCTGTTGTACTAAAGCTCTACCTATTCACTGTAACTGTGTAAGGACGAACTGGTT contains these protein-coding regions:
- the LOC126717870 gene encoding uncharacterized protein LOC126717870 → MMSGGNYTSLDNQKVSGSVPAVPDPGQVTVKFTDSTLQTFPPSGAQGKISGASLPPRDADDTFSKPVAGSDEPQQSGWFRTFTVASYKPYFDVDTTDVVERIKDSLFPFRGTFNEKTSSNPDLYGPFWICTTLIFVAASIGTFVTYVAHKLKKKEWNYDINLVTWSAGVFYGYVTIVPLVLYVILKYFSAPSGLVQLFCLYGYSLFVFIPALCLSVVPLEIFRWVVAGVAGLMSATFVALNLKAHIKSAGERWFIIVAGIFLLQLGLSVVLKLYLFTVTV